DNA from Mustela nigripes isolate SB6536 chromosome 14, MUSNIG.SB6536, whole genome shotgun sequence:
GGGTGCTCGGGCCCAGGCCTGAGTCCAGTAGAGCCTTCGGGGGGGACTCGAGGATCCCCCTTTGGATCCTTGCCACCATCAGTTCTGTACAGAGACCCAAAATGACTGATCGTGAGATGCAGTCGTCGGAGCCCGGCTTCCGGTGCCCCCCAGCGAGCTCAAGTGTGAGACGCCGGTGCCGGCCTCTGGCCCAGGCTGCAGGCAGACAGGAGGCGCACCTGTGTCTCTGGGCGGCACGCCTCTGTCCTTCGCGCTGGAACAGCCCCGAGTCCGTGCTTGGACCCTCCCTGGTCTTCCTGGGGGAGAGCTCCGCCTTCCGCCTGCACGGGAAGACCAGTGTGGGCAGGGGCGTCCCCGCagctctgctcctcctgccccagctTGTCCCGTTTCTCAGGGCCGAGAGCCGGGGGGTATCCGACCCCTTGTTCCCCAGgtcactctgcctgcccccccagcACTGGCTGGACCTCCACTGGCCGAGCCAACGGGGAAGGGGGACGGGGCTGCTGGGGCGCTCTGCTGCCGCCCCACACACCACGGACAGGAAGTTTCCCCCATTCGTGCGGCAGGCCAGGGAGCTGATGTCTCTGACCAGGTCAGGGTCCCCGCTGCGCTCACGGCCCCGCAGGGAGAGGACCCAGCAAAAGTGACCTCCCAGCAAACCGCCCCACGCAGGACTTCTCAGCCAGGGCAGGAGAGGCCAGGAGGTGGAGCTCAGAATGTGCCCGTGCCTTCTTGTGGCCCAGGCAGACGTCACAAATGAAATGCAGCGGCATGTTCTCTCGCAAGAGCCACTTGGGTCGCTGCTCCAGGATGAAGTTTCTCTGGGGCGGCTCCCTGCCAGGGACTGTGCTTGCTGTCCTGACGCTGGGGCGGCCCAGACTCCTGCAGAAGCCCAGGCTTCGTGCCCAGCTCTGCCGCCTCTGCCCGCCCAGGCCCTGGGTCTCCCCTGGGCAGGCGTGCCGCACTATCAGACCCAAACCTTGCTGTGCAACCCCCAGAACGCCCACACGGCTCGCTTCCTGGCTGATGGCGGTGCCACGTCTTGCTGGACCCCCATGGGCCCCACCCCTGGAGATGTGACCTCTTCCCCCACGGGGGGCCTTGCTCGGGTCACATGGCTTGCGCTGGTGACTGTGTGCTGAGGCCCAGTGACAAGGGACCCGGTGATAGCCTTtctgacctcctcctcctctgagatCCTGGAGGGTGGGCAGGCGTCGCCGGTCACCCCTGCATGGACACCGACTTCTGTCTCCGACGTCCTGTGTCAGCGGCTCTCAGCAGCCTCTTTTCAGAGCGGCTCCAGGCTCATTCTCCACCACCAGTGGGAACGGGGTGGGCGGCAGTCGGGATCCACTTGGAGGACCCCAGGGCAGGACAGCTTCTCCAGGCTTGCCGGGGTGAGAAGCGCTGGGCTGCCTGACCCCTGGTtctctggctccagagccagCTCTTGGGGACCCCTGACTCCCCAGCTCCTGGGACCCCACCACCCTCCTCAAGCCAGGCTGCAGGACGGATGGGGCTGCAGGACGGACGGGGCTGCAGGGTTCCCAGGAACAGGATTTAATACGATGATTAATACGACCTGGCTGGCCCTGCCCTGAGGGTGGGGCTACAGGGTGTGCCTGAGCCATCAGTTGACCCGGACGAGGGGTACCTCCAGCTGGGGGAGGTACAACTCTCCTGGGCCCTCCTGTCACCTTCAAGGGCTCCCACTGGATGGAATCCTCCAGAAGCCAAAGGATGCAGGTGCCATTGCTGCTGTCCACACcaaggcagggagcaggggctgcCAGAGCCCAGGtctgaggggcagagggcagatgTGGTCCACGGTGGGGGTGACCCCTGGAGTCCGGCCCAGCTGCTCCTGAGGGACTGTGGgcctccttctgcccccaggATGATCTCCTTCTGGACCCCTGCCCAGGAAACTGTCCTCCTGGGTCAGCAAAGCCTCCTGTCCTGCTCTTGTCCACGGACGCCCACTTCTGCTGAGCCCCTGAGTGGCCCCTGGAGTGGCCGGACTGGGCAGTGGGATGCGGCCACGCCCTTGATCTGGCCTGAGATTCATTCCAGGGGAGGACCTGGGCCTGGCTCTGAGCCGGATGGAGAGGCTGGGCCACGGGCAGTGATTCCCGATGAGACCTggccccctcctgccctgcccacgGCCGGGCAGAGAGCAGCCCGCTGGCACGACCCTCCAGAGAGCTCTGCTGGGAGCAGAAAGACCAAGGCTCAGGCGCAGCACCCCACTCCTCCATGAAGGCCCCGGGGCCGGCCCGGCCCCTCGGGACAGCAAGGCACTGCTGCTGTcggtgctgggggggggggtgctgtggggCCTGTGGCGTCCTGGGTGTGGCCGTGGCAGGTCCCAGGTAAGCGGCCTTTCCAGGAGAGCCTGCAGGCCACGCCAGACCACATGAGGGCCTGGGGCAGCCTGGAGCCAGCGGGGTAGGTGGGGACCGTGTGGCAGAAACAGAACGCGCCGTCGTCCTCGATTACTTTCTGGTCCCCAAGCTCCCGAGAGGGCAGCCGCACGCACGGGGGGTGGCAAGCACCGGGTCTGTCCTGGGATGCCTCCGCCGCCAGGGTCGCGGTTCCGGAAGCGCTGGAAGGGGCACCCCAGCTCTTTCTTCAGGCGACGACGAGGGTCACGGATGCCGGCAGCACTCATGGTCACGCTGGCTCCTCGGACAGCTCGGTCTCTGGGCCCAGGCCCGGTGCGGAGTTCGGCAATGCGCAGGAGCACGTGAGCGACGGAGGCGATGTTCCGGCCGCTCGGGGTGGGGGCGCGGGCGGGAGTCGGGCTCCGAGTACCGGTTTGTTCTTCTTAAGGAAAAACCTGATTTTGCTCTGGCCTCCTAAGGAGTTCTGACCCCACGCCCCCAAGGCAATCTCGACATCGTGTGCGTCATATTCAAATGACCCGAGCCCTCTGGCCTGAGAGGTCCTGCGGGCCAGCCAGGCCCCACCACTGGCTCAGCGCTGCTGGCAACCTGGGATGCCCTCCCGCTCAGTCACAGCCCCGGGGCCTAAGGGGCAGTGGCTCGGAGGCTGGTGCCCGCAGATTCACGTGCCCGCACGTGTGCAAGCACACACTCAGATgtgagagtgcacacacacatggacGTGTCCATGCACACGTGCACTTAAACACACAACATGGAGATGTGTGCTTGCACAGGCCACAGATACACACGTGaccacatgtgcacacacgcacactcgtGAAGTCCTCACCTGGGACCCAGGGCCCATCCAGCCCCTCCAGCGTCCGACAGAGTGTGGGCATGGGGCTCTCCTGGCGCCAGGTGCCACAGTCGCACAGCGGGAAGACGCTGCCCGGGGCCAGccgtgtgtgtgcatgggtgtgtgtgccggtgcacacgtgtgtgtgaaTGCAGGCGCAGGGAGAGCCACACCCGCGTGTGTCTGTATCGCACTGCCGCTAGGGGCGTGCTCGCTCCTGCTGGGTCACTTACACATGGCCTCATCGGGACTTGTGCTCAGGTGCCCGGGTGTGGGGCCAAGGCCAGGGGCCACTCACGGCTGGGGGACAGCTGCCTGGGGCCCTCCGTGAgctccccccacccgccccagtTCAGAGCCACCCAGGATGTGGGCGGCCTCCCCGGCCACCCCCGGCTCTGCTCTGGCTGCCCCAGAATGGGGGGGTCGGGGGCCTGGCCCCACGGCGGGTCCTGACCCGAGGGCCGCGCCGCCCCTGCGGGCCCGTCTCGACTGACAGGCTGGCATTTCCCTTCCTGTgtgctctttcttctccctgacGGGTCGACAAGCGCAGCCGTGTTCCCTGACAGACGGAAATATCAGACCCCAGGTACGGGGACAAAGCTGCCTTTAAACTTTAACGAGTGGccataatggaaataaaatgtaaaactcgCCTTCAAGTGTGGGGTTTCTGTTTTATCGGAGAAAAAGtgccttaaataataaataaactacgCATTCCCACTCGTTTACATGCGtgaatatttaaaacatgcaAAACTCTGGAAGACGCATTTGCTGGGAGTGGAGGGAAACACTTATTTAACTCCCCAAACACGTAAGTGAAGGGCGGTGGGCCGAGGCGGGAACGCAGAGCGCAGCATCTTCGGTGCGGACTGCGGGCGCGGCTCTGGGGACGGGCCTCCTGGTACGCACTGGCCCCGGCGTCCGTGCTGTGCCCGCCGGCCGCTCCCTGAACCCCGGTCCCCGTGTCCCCTGTGCACGGTCTGCTGGGCCACTGCCCCGGACACGTGCCCATCCTGCCTCTCTTGGGACGTCCCTCGTTCCGTGAAGACCTCACCCCTGGTTGGGTGGCCGCTGGGCCCCGAGGCCACATGGTTCCCGGGACGCCAAAACAGGGACAAAGGGACAAAGTGCCACCAACCAGGGGCCTCCTACAGCCGAAGTGGGCCCCTCTCGGGCTGCGGGCCGGAAGTCCGAAACCCCGGTGCCGGTCCCTCCGGGGACTCAGGGAGGCCCCTCCCGCCTCCGCCGGCTCCCAGGGTGTCCAGGCGACCCCCGACCTCTGCTCTGTGGTCACACAGCTGTCTGCTTCCcgtgtctcctcctcctccaggacccCGGCGGCTGGATGAAGGCCCACCTCGTGCTCGGATGCCACCGTCCCAAAGACTCTATCCCCACATGAGGCCCCGGTCCCAGGTACCTGGGCTGAGGACCCACAGCTCTGGTGCACCGTGGAGCTTCCCAGGACCTTTTCTGGGCCGGGTCCCTCTGCCTGCGCCTGGGCTGACGCCCTCCGTGGGGTTCTGCTGGGGATGCCCGGGCCTCCACCTCCCTGCCCTCATCAGCTGCAGAGCCTCTGGAATCAACTGGCATTCGCCGTCCCTCGGACACCGGGCGTTCTGCAGCTCCGAATCTGAGGACACTCGGGACCCAGTTCTCAAAACGCTGTTAGGCCCTGGAGTGCGTCGGCCACGTTCAGCGGGTGGGACGTGAGGGCCCTGCCACCGGCTGCGAGCACTTCAGAGCACGCGGACCGTGGTGGCTCCTCTCCACACCTGCTCTTCGTGGCGCCCAGGACAGGCGTGGGTGCCGGGAGGGACCGCGGGCCGGGCTGGAAGCCCTTCTGGGAGGGCTTGGCCTGCTGGGTCCCCGCGCCAGCCACCTGCCCTTTCCTCATCCCGTGGCCATGGCCCCACGCCCCAGCACGCCAGCGGCCACGTCCTTGGGTAAAGGGAGAGCGGGCGGGCAGACGGAACCCACGTGTGCTTTGTCAGGTCCTCTGCAGAAGTTCCTAAAGGTTTAAGAAGGAAGTGGTGTGTTTGGGGGCCCTGAGGAGAGTGAGAATCTCGTTGCCCGATAAGCAGCTTCCCTGTGGACGCCGGCGTTTCGGGCTTCTGTGATTCCCTGGCACATGCCCGTCCCGCAGAACAGGAAGTGGCCCCGTGAGACCGGGcaggagggcagagccaggacGGAGAGCCGGCTGGGCCCAGGTCTGTGCCCGGGCTCAGCAGGGCCCAGTTACCTGGCAATCCGCTCTGCTCCATTACCCCGCAATCTCGGAAACCCACTAGTGCTTTAATGATAATTCCTTCTGCTCACCCACCTGGGAGCGCTCAGAGTCACCGGTCAATTATTCATCGCCTCTCCCCCCCGGGACAGAGAGGCGGCCGGACGGCCCCCCGGCTGCCGAGGGCTTTCTGGCGTCGgtacattaaattttaaactcCCCTTTCAGGTATCGGGAAGGTCAAGCCCGAGGGACTGTGTGCTCTTGAGTCTTTGAGAGAGGACGGTCCCGGAGGTCCCTGGGACAGAGCTGGCCTCTGGGCTCCCGGGGGAAGAAGGTTCCAGAGCCGTAAGCACACCGGCCAGCTAGAGGGGGAGCGCCCCACAGGCCGGAGCGTATCGCGTTTGTTCCTAGTACCCCCGGAGCTCGGTGCGGAGAGCCCACGAGCCGGCAGGGGCCAGGTCACCCGTGGGGAAGCTGAGGTGCTGAGGTGTGGCTTCCTTTCGCAAGTGCCCGGGGGTCAGGAGGGGCGTCTGCGGAGGCCCCCGTCCTCGCTGGCGGGCCACGAGTCTGCCGCTCCTCCGCAGCTCTGCGTGCAGACAGACGGAAGGCTTCTGGGACGGCGGCCGCGGCCCGTTCTCATTACGGCCGGATAGAAGCCCGTGAAATTCTAACACTAACAACATCATTTCTTTCAGCAGCATCGTGGCAGAACGGCTTTACAACGGTGTTTTACGCGCTACATGTGCACcataaatatttccataaaaacatgcattaaaatagaaaagtggGCCCCTGGATATCAGAGGTTGGGAGGGGGAACCCGCAGCAAAGCCATGTGGcagcctgctcagtgggagccgcTGCGGCCGGGACTTTCCAGGGGGCCTGGGAGGCAGAGCggtgccccttcccctcccccacgctgAGCACCTGCCACGCCCACCCCGCTGGCCTCAGCTCTGCCTCCAGGCTGTGTCCGCCCTCCTAGGGGCTGCCCCTCTCTGGACCCACACCTGGGGTTCGTCCCGCCCAGCCTCCCCTCCTAGCTGCCCCTACTTGACCCCAACCACATACTCCTCCTGGCGAGCCCTTCCCAGCCAATCCCCCTTCAAGTTGGACCCGCCGGGCAGGGTGGGTGTTCCCCAGTGGGCCCTGCTCAGAGCAGGACGGTCCGTCCCTCTCACGGCACCTGTGTGCACATTAGCTAACTCATCCCCGCGCCACAGCTGCCCCACTTGGGAAGTGGGCACAGAGATGTTAGGCAACCTGCCTAGGTTCACACAGCCGGGAAGTGGGGGACGCCTGGCTCCGGACCCCTAGGTCCCTCCTCTCTGGCCACCCCTGCTTCAGGACCACACCAGGCTTCACGACTACGTCTCCTGCAGGGGTCTCGGCTAGGGCGGGGGGCGCAGCTGCAAGTGTGGTGCCCTGGTCTCCTGCCAGCTGGATGCTTCGGAGCCCATGATGCCCATCTCTGTCCCCGGCTCTGCTCATTCCTCGGCCAGAGGGGACCAGCCACGCGGCTGCCTGGGCAGAGCCCCCCACACCCACAGCCTCGTCCGGGGCTCCAGGCTCCCCTCCCATCGGCCCCGCGCACCCGCCTCCTGGCCGTGGATGGAGCCCTGGGCACAGCCTCGGAGACCCCACCCCCATAGGACCACAGCCCTCCCCTTGTGTCTTCCCTGCCAGAGCTGCAGCCAGAGACCCCAGCACGTGAAGACTCCTGTGTCCCTGTCCCTGGTCCCCCTCCTGTCGGTCCAGAGTTCCAGGACATTTTTTGGTAGGTCCCTGGAGGCCATGCTTTCGAGCTCACTGTGGGCAAGGTGAGGTCTCTCCGAGGTGACAAGGGGGAGTGGCCGCAGGGCAGCTGGACCCGCCCCTGGTCCCCAACACGGCCTGGAGAGTGGAGGACAACGGGTTTTTCTGCTGAGCTGAGCCGGGAGCAGGCTAGTGTGGCAtccaggcaggggtgaggggagcagggcTGTGTCCTGAGAGACGGAGGCTCCGAGGGACAGTGCTGCAGGACGCCCGTAGGCGTGCCGCCGTCCCTGCGTTCCTGGGGGCAGCAACAGCGGACACCCCCTAGGAAGAGAGGTCAGGTGGAAGACAGGAACAGGGCAGGAGGCGGCCCGGGGACGCCCCTGCGCAGCCCTGCTCCTGGGCCTCCGGGAGAGCGGAGCGGACCTCCCAGCTGCCGGCCCGGGGGCCAACGCGGGAGAAGAGCCAGCTCTGCGCCCAGCCCCGCACCCCGGCTGGATCCCGCGCCCAGGAAGNNNNNNNNNNNNNNNNNNNNNNNNNNNNNNNNNNNNNNNNNNNNNNNNNNNNNNNNNNNNNNNNNNNNNNNNNNNNNNNNNNNNNNNNNNNNNNNNNNNNNNNNNNNNNNNNNNNNNNNNNNNNNNNNNNNNNNNNNNNNNNNNNNNNNNNNNNNNNNNNNNNNNNNNNNNNNNNNNNNNNNNNNNNNNNNNNNNNNNNNNNNNNNNNNNNNNNNNNNNNNNNNNNNNNNNNNNNNNNNNNNNNNNNNNNNNNNNNNNNNNNNNNNNNNNNNNNNNNNNNNNNNNNNNNNNNNNNNNNNNNNNNNNNNNNNNNNNNNNNNNNNNNNNNNNNNNNNNNNNNNNNNNNNNNNNNNNNNNNNNNNNNNNNNNNNNNNNNNNNNNNNNNNNNNNNNNNNNNNNNTGATGTCTGCGGACCCGAGCCTGTGGCCCACGAGGCTCCGGGCAGGAGGGTCGGAGTCAGGAAACGAACCTGGGAAACCGGCGACGTGTGACCGCCGGACGAGGTCAGGCTGAGTCGTCCCAGGCCGCGCGGGGACGGACACAGGAACGCGGCGCGGCTGGCGGGGGCCCCAGTGACAGGCCGTCCTGGGCGGCGGCTGACCGCGGCGCGGAGGGTGTGCAGAGAGAACAGACGCAGAGTCCGGGACGGCGCCGGAGACCCTGGCCCGACCCAGAGCCGTCCTCCGGATGGAGGCCCGGGCTGGGGCAGAGAGCCGGCCGTCTGCCGCGGAGCAGGTGTGCGCCCGCGGGGGCGCCGGTCGGGGTTCTCTGGGCAGGGGTGCAGCATGCGTGCAGCTGTGCCTCCAGAGGGACAGCCCCGAGCCGCTCTGTCGTCCTGATGGGCGCCGCCCCCGCGTCTGTGGGGAGCCGGACCCCCGGGGGCTCCCTGGAACACCATCGACTTCCCCTCAGGTCCCGTCTCCAGCCTGGTCACGGGGCTGTGGGGGTGTTGGCTGTGGTCTCCCGGGGAGTCCCCCTCATCCCCCCACGCCTTGCCCAACCCCCGGGATGGCTGCCCGGCCGAGGCTTCTCTGAGGTGCGTCGCCGGTCCTGGCTCTGGGGTCCGAGGGCCATGGCGTCCCGTGTCCCTGCGGTGGCTGGCGATCAGGGCCGCCGCTGAGTCTCTGGAACGCGGTGCTGAGTGGGACCGCCGGCAGCCGTCAGCAGCACGCGGTCCAGGGCTGGGGCGCTGGGCTCACCTGCACACGGGGGACGACGGGACCCTCCGTGGGGGGAATGACAGAGCCGGTCCCATATAGTCCTCTCTGCCGCAGGCCCCCGTGAGCCGGGCTTGGAGGACTCCAGTCAGGCCCCTCGTCGGCGGTGGCCGAATGTGAGGCTCCCGGGGCTCAGCACTGCCCTCAGGTACCggctccttttctctcctctatcTGCCGGCGGCTCAGCAGCTGGACGAGGGTGGTGGGGGCCACGGGGACCCAAAGGTGTGCATGTGGGGAGCCTTCGCACCCCCTACCCAGGGGCCAGCACCACTCAGGACTGACCTTCcctgtgccccctgccccagcccctcatACCGCACGTGTCCACCATGCCTGGCTGAGGCGTGTCCCTGCTGGGCAGCGTTCCTGGACACcgtcccccaacacacacagccGACCAGAAGGAAACGTGTCCCTTCCAAGGTTCGAAGCTCAAACCCCACCCCACCTGGGTGCCCATGGAGGGGACCCAGGGGCAGAGGCCCTGAACCTGTGGCAAGAGGACCGTGGTCTGCGGAGAGTGACCCGTCACTCAGCGGTGTGAGCACGGAGCTTCATGGCAGAAGGGACTCCGCCGATGGGGCTGTGCTAGATGCGTGGTGGGTCCTGGGGACCCAGGTGGGCCCGTTATCATCCCTGAAGAGGGAGCTGCGGGTCAGGGGTGGTGGGGCCATGGGAGCAGGGGTCAGAGGGATGAGGGCACAAGCCAGGGAGCGCAGGCACCTCTGGACCCTGGGGACGGCGAAGCCACGCGTTCCCTCAGAGCCTCTGGAAGGAGCTCAGGAGGTCCCACCGCGGGAACCAGCCCCTGGCCCAGTTGA
Protein-coding regions in this window:
- the LOC132001581 gene encoding uncharacterized protein LOC132001581, giving the protein MAPRPSTPAATSLVPPELGAESPRAGRGQVTRGEAEVLRCGFLSQVPGGQEGRLRRPPSSLAGHESAAPPQLCSCSQRPQHVKTPVSLSLVPLLSVQSSRTFFGRSLEAMLSSSLWARLSRPRPRGDGHRNAARLAGAPVTGRPGRRLTAARRVCRENRRRVRDGAGDPGPTQSRPPDGGPGWGREPAVCRGAGPREPGLEDSSQAPRRRWPNVRLPGLSTALSPSYRTCPPCLAEACPCWAAFLDTVPQHTQPTRRKRVPSKVRSSNPTPPGCPWRGPRGRGPEPVARGPWSAESDPSLSGVSTELHGRRDSADGAVLDACDTAPGPTILSSGLRATPANKVAVVPT